One region of Gossypium raimondii isolate GPD5lz chromosome 6, ASM2569854v1, whole genome shotgun sequence genomic DNA includes:
- the LOC105772679 gene encoding metacaspase-9 gives MATECKKRAVLVGCNYPNTINKLSGCVNDAKAMREMIVSRFGFDSENVELLTDEPESTYKPTRANIMAALKKMVVAAKEGDVLLFHFSGHGLVHRIDPHQPPNEGEAIVPCDLNPIFDVDLGQLIQLLPSGSSFTIVSDSCHSGGLIDKSKEQIGPHSTLRGIAPPVDYKTRGISLATLFQCLQTAANVIIATQDLFPTRALGNAINTGTDNMTGISSLLTTIFGNNVSLKFLPHYERDILNLRSLTEDEGILLSGCQANELSIDMPASEKTGGKAFGAFTYSVLKVIKESELGALTNRQLVVKARNEIIKLGIGQQHPCLYCSDGNADAAFLGHQPNTTTGA, from the exons ATGGCCACCGAATGTAAGAAGAGAGCCGTTCTGGTCGGATGCAACTACCCCAACACCATCAACAAGTTGAGCGGATGCGTAAACGATGCGAAAGCCATGAGAGAAATGATCGTGAGCAGGTTTGGCTTTGATTCCGAAAATGTTGAGCTCCTAACTGATGAACCAGAGTCCACGTATAAGCCTACACGTGCAAACATTATGGCTGCACTCAAGAAGATGGTGGTCGCGGCTAAAGAAGGAGATGTCCTGCTTTTCCACTTTAGTGGACATGGACTTGTGCACCGCATTGACCCCCACCAGCCTCCCAACGAGGGTGAAGCAATTGTGCCTTGTGATCTCAATCCCATTTTTG ACGTGGACTTGGGGCAATTGATTCAGCTACTACCAAGTGGATCAAGCTTCACAATCGTTTCGGATTCCTGCCACAGTGGTGGTCTGATTGATAAAAGTAAAGAACAAATTGGACCCCATAGTACTCTAAGGGGTATAGCACCACCTGTTGATTACAAGACTAGGGGCATTTCCTTAGCAACCTTATTCCAGTGCCTACAAACAGCGGCCAACGTCATAATCGCGACACAAGACTTATTTCCCACAAGAGCACTTGGGAATGCCATCAACACTGGAACAGATAATATGACGGGTATTAGCTCTCTTTTGACCACAATCTTTGGGAACAATGTGAGTCTCAAATTCCTACCCCATTATGAGCGTGATATTTTGAATTTGAGGTCACTGACGGAGGATGAGGGAATTCTGTTAAGTGGGTGCCAAGCCAATGAGCTTTCAATTGATATGCCAGCGAGTGAGAAAACCGGAGGAAAGGCGTTTGGGGCCTTTACCTATTCAGTTCTGAAGGTCATCAAGGAGAGCGAATTAGGTGCATTAACCAATAGACAGCTTGTGGTGAAGGCTAGGAATGAAATAATAAAGCTAGGAATTGGGCAGCAGCACCCTTGCCTTTATTGCAGTGATGGGAATGCTGATGCAGCTTTTCTTGGCCACCAACCCAACACCACTACGGGTGCATAA
- the LOC105771638 gene encoding metacaspase-9, with translation MDRYERAVLVGCNYPETQFGLHGRINDVKTIGDGILNFGFKESDINVLTGAPGSSVLPTGANIRDALNRMACNAKAGDVLFFYFSGHGTRIPIFQPGQPFKQDEAIVACDLNLVTDVDFSRLVNRLPEGASFTILSDSCHSGGLIEKEKEQFGVEHMTTPVNPNMPKPSKVKVKSLPFDIIHGAIDTAAGLLHDAVNIGQKIFGIFGKDVRLKFHPHYVDGLMVLDPLKEDDGILLRGCEAYETSYDYLGMRWLTYSWFLIFTTSNQN, from the exons ATGGACA GGTACGAGAGAGCAGTTCTGGTGGGATGCAACTACCCCGAGACCCAATTCGGCTTGCATGGACGCATCAATGATGTGAAAACCATAGGAGATGGGATCCTGAACTTTGGGTTCAAGGAAAGTGATATTAATGTCCTCACCGGTGCGCCAGGGTCGTCGGTTCTGCCTACCGGCGCAAACATTAGGGATGCACTTAATAGAATGGCGTGCAATGCTAAAGCAGGAGATGTCCTATTTTTCTACTTCAGTGGACATGGAACACGCATTCCAATCTTTCAACCTGGCCAGCCTTTCAAGCAAGATGAAGCAATCGTGGCTTGTGATTTAAATCTTGTCACGG ATGTGGACTTCAGCCGTTTAGTTAACCGGCTACCAGAAGGAGCAAGCTTCACAATCCTATCAGATTCGTGCCACAGTGGTGGTCTcattgaaaaagagaaagaacaaTTTGGTGTTGAGCATATGACGACACCAGTAAATCCCAACATGCCTAAACCGTCTAAGGTTAAGGTTAAGAGTCTTCCTTTTGATATCATACATGGTGCGATAGATACAGCAGCAGGCCTCCTACACGACGCAGTAAATATTGGCCAAAAGATTTTCGGAATCTTCGGGAAAGATGTGAGGCTCAAATTCCATCCTCACTACGTAGATGGGTTAATGGTGTTGGATCCACTGAAGGAGGATGATGGGATTTTATTAAGAGGGTGTGAAGCCTATGAGACATCATATGACTATTTGGGGATGCGGTGGTTAACGTACTCttggtttttaattttcacaacTTCAAATCAAAACTGA